One genomic segment of Effusibacillus lacus includes these proteins:
- a CDS encoding dynamin family protein: MDFEQLKPKLNELETKFAQAGDSQNARKINQLINKLEKGTFIIAFCGHFSAGKSSMINRFMGHQVLPSSPIPTSANVVTIERGLSGAMVTRRDGTSFSMALSELNKLREYAADGQAIETIQIQHESDFLPERVQLMDTPGIDSTDDAHKVAAESALHLADLVLYVMDYNHVQSEVNFGFTKTLKDRGKAVWLVVNQIDKHNEFELPFASYAKSVKESYAAWGIEPDGIFFTSLRETEHPHNRFGALQEALHSLFPEKDLLLRSSIMQSALHLIEEHVQAQSEQLEPTRQEYLQVLAETGGDGESPGELDVEALREQVIRLEKTMGEKQALPERLREDMERQLQSLIENATLTPFQTTELCGKYLESRGPRFRVGLFFAGSKTDRERERRLQDLHNDFTGKVAANLDWHFKDLLVTLPESYGVKNEVYAKSVYDITIEITPEMLGAWVKEGALASTEYMYQYAKDISAEVKAMYRRIAAEFVEKAVKMAQSFGSMEAEGDAIKLSTLKKRLQAAVGLEHLERKIASYKSELMDLFKEEQHLSEQVSFLYRRGSGDLHFMQSTGVETNRGRSGDTLGMADGYPPLTVTESARPVHFKASLIDAAGKLRQAAERIRDIPGMQVMSSHMLARAERLEQNLFTVALFGAFSAGKSSFANAMMGELVLPVSPNPTTATINKILPPTSDWPHGSVRVKLKTNADIAADIRGSLAVLGHHMEGSLTDAEDPENARDRFFAEVLQLTAGLEPVEVPPNAKPHFSFLKAVEIGYAAIQDQLGMELHVDVDTFREYVAREEKACFVEWIELYYDCPLTREGIVLIDTPGADSINARHTKVAFEYIKNADAVLFVTYYNHAFSNADREFLIQLGRVKDTFEMDKMFFLVNAADLAADVEELADVVSHVRKNLVSCGVSKPRIYPVSSQMALLARLAEKGALPASAERVYRKLTGTWKQNLAPSPAEIVNRSGIRKFEDDFLSFTIEELTEVAVQAAEAEIRRASASLGELIENARADDSVRRQKIKDLQDSLKRVRLEAESVEYDSEIRAIEKEIDELLYYVRQRVFLRYYDAFNESFSSSVLRDDAKNIKRVLAGCLEELVRFLAFDLGQEMRATSVRVEKQVNQGASRIYDKWAALVQTHLHGCQCEPYQKRSFPIPEFAAELAGTSSDRFSGALAIYKNARDFFERDAKSTMREEIEKLLQEPVAAYLEEGSRILRDQYLAAFHTVVAETKQQLIDEATEYAKGLLAALSQNVDMEALLQTERWISQLAGKTSVQSA, encoded by the coding sequence ATGGATTTTGAACAGCTCAAGCCAAAACTGAATGAGTTGGAAACAAAATTTGCGCAGGCTGGCGATAGCCAGAATGCCCGCAAGATCAATCAACTGATCAATAAACTTGAGAAAGGGACATTCATCATCGCGTTCTGCGGTCACTTCTCCGCAGGCAAATCTAGTATGATCAACCGTTTTATGGGACACCAGGTACTTCCATCAAGCCCCATCCCGACAAGCGCCAACGTGGTAACGATTGAGCGCGGACTATCCGGTGCAATGGTAACGCGCAGGGACGGTACCTCCTTTTCTATGGCCTTGTCAGAGCTGAACAAGTTGCGGGAATATGCAGCAGATGGCCAGGCAATCGAGACGATTCAGATTCAGCACGAATCGGATTTTTTGCCTGAAAGAGTTCAATTGATGGATACTCCCGGCATTGATTCCACTGATGACGCCCATAAAGTGGCTGCGGAAAGCGCGCTGCACCTGGCAGATCTGGTGCTGTACGTAATGGATTACAACCATGTGCAATCGGAGGTCAACTTTGGTTTCACGAAGACCTTGAAGGACCGCGGCAAGGCGGTTTGGCTGGTGGTCAACCAGATTGACAAACACAATGAGTTTGAGCTGCCTTTTGCCAGCTACGCAAAAAGTGTGAAAGAGTCTTATGCCGCTTGGGGAATTGAACCGGACGGGATCTTCTTCACATCTTTAAGGGAAACCGAACATCCGCACAACCGGTTTGGCGCCCTGCAAGAAGCGCTTCACAGCCTGTTTCCGGAGAAAGATTTGCTTTTGCGGAGCAGTATCATGCAGTCTGCGCTGCACCTGATCGAAGAGCATGTTCAGGCTCAGTCGGAACAACTGGAGCCGACAAGACAGGAATATCTGCAAGTTCTTGCGGAAACCGGAGGTGATGGGGAGTCTCCAGGGGAACTGGACGTAGAAGCTTTACGGGAACAGGTTATCCGGCTGGAGAAGACAATGGGGGAGAAACAGGCCCTCCCTGAGCGTCTGCGCGAAGATATGGAGCGGCAGCTGCAATCTTTGATCGAGAATGCCACCCTGACCCCGTTTCAAACAACGGAACTATGCGGCAAATATTTGGAAAGCAGAGGACCCAGGTTTCGGGTGGGGCTGTTCTTTGCCGGAAGCAAGACCGATAGGGAACGGGAACGCAGGCTGCAGGATCTCCACAACGATTTCACCGGCAAGGTGGCGGCAAATTTGGACTGGCATTTCAAGGATCTCCTGGTTACACTTCCCGAATCCTATGGGGTAAAGAATGAGGTCTATGCCAAATCTGTCTATGACATTACCATAGAGATTACACCGGAAATGTTGGGTGCCTGGGTGAAAGAAGGGGCATTGGCTTCAACGGAATACATGTATCAATATGCAAAGGACATCTCGGCGGAAGTCAAGGCGATGTACCGGCGAATCGCCGCCGAATTTGTTGAAAAGGCCGTAAAAATGGCTCAATCGTTTGGCAGCATGGAGGCAGAAGGGGACGCAATAAAACTCTCTACCCTAAAGAAACGCTTGCAGGCAGCCGTTGGGCTTGAGCATCTGGAGAGGAAGATTGCATCCTATAAGTCCGAACTGATGGATCTGTTCAAAGAGGAACAACATTTGTCTGAGCAAGTCAGTTTTTTGTACAGGAGAGGCTCCGGGGATCTGCACTTTATGCAGTCTACCGGTGTCGAAACGAACCGGGGACGATCCGGGGATACATTGGGAATGGCTGATGGGTATCCGCCATTAACCGTAACTGAAAGCGCAAGACCGGTCCACTTTAAAGCATCGCTGATCGATGCGGCAGGCAAACTCCGGCAAGCGGCCGAACGGATCCGGGACATTCCGGGCATGCAGGTGATGTCATCGCATATGCTGGCCCGGGCGGAACGGCTGGAACAGAACCTGTTTACAGTCGCTTTGTTTGGCGCGTTCTCCGCAGGCAAATCTTCCTTTGCCAACGCCATGATGGGAGAACTTGTACTGCCCGTCTCACCCAACCCGACTACGGCGACCATCAACAAAATTTTGCCTCCGACAAGTGATTGGCCCCATGGCAGCGTCCGGGTAAAACTTAAGACGAATGCCGATATTGCGGCTGACATTAGAGGATCTTTAGCGGTGTTGGGACATCACATGGAAGGTTCCTTGACGGATGCAGAGGACCCTGAAAACGCCAGGGACAGGTTTTTTGCAGAAGTGCTGCAATTGACGGCTGGATTGGAACCGGTAGAAGTTCCGCCCAACGCCAAACCTCATTTTTCATTCCTGAAAGCGGTCGAGATTGGATATGCTGCCATACAAGACCAGTTGGGCATGGAACTTCACGTGGACGTGGACACCTTCCGGGAGTATGTGGCACGGGAAGAGAAAGCTTGCTTTGTGGAATGGATTGAACTGTATTATGACTGCCCGCTGACCAGGGAAGGCATCGTGCTGATCGACACTCCCGGGGCCGATTCCATCAATGCCCGCCATACGAAAGTGGCTTTTGAATACATTAAGAACGCGGATGCTGTATTGTTTGTAACCTACTACAACCACGCTTTCTCAAATGCGGACAGGGAGTTCCTGATCCAGCTTGGCCGGGTGAAAGACACGTTTGAGATGGACAAGATGTTCTTTCTGGTCAATGCGGCCGATCTGGCTGCCGACGTAGAGGAATTGGCGGATGTGGTTTCTCATGTAAGAAAGAACTTGGTTTCCTGCGGAGTGTCCAAGCCCCGGATCTACCCTGTATCCAGCCAGATGGCGTTACTTGCAAGACTTGCTGAAAAAGGGGCCCTGCCTGCTTCTGCGGAACGGGTCTATCGGAAGTTGACCGGCACATGGAAACAGAATCTGGCGCCTTCTCCTGCTGAAATTGTGAATCGATCGGGCATACGAAAGTTTGAAGACGACTTTCTCTCTTTCACGATCGAAGAACTGACGGAAGTGGCGGTCCAAGCCGCGGAAGCTGAGATCCGCAGGGCGTCGGCAAGCCTTGGGGAATTGATCGAGAATGCACGGGCGGACGATTCGGTTCGTCGACAGAAAATTAAGGATCTGCAGGACTCGTTGAAGAGGGTGCGGCTTGAGGCGGAATCGGTAGAGTACGATTCGGAAATCCGGGCCATTGAAAAGGAAATTGACGAGTTGCTTTACTACGTCAGACAAAGGGTCTTCCTTCGCTATTATGATGCGTTCAACGAATCCTTCAGTTCGTCGGTTCTCCGGGATGACGCGAAGAATATCAAACGGGTGCTGGCCGGGTGCCTGGAAGAGCTGGTTCGTTTTCTGGCATTTGATCTGGGGCAGGAGATGCGAGCCACTTCCGTCCGGGTTGAGAAGCAGGTAAACCAGGGAGCGAGCCGTATTTATGACAAATGGGCTGCACTCGTACAAACCCATCTTCATGGCTGTCAGTGCGAACCCTACCAGAAGAGAAGTTTTCCCATACCTGAATTCGCGGCTGAATTGGCTGGAACAAGCAGCGACCGGTTTAGCGGCGCCCTTGCCATCTACAAGAACGCCAGGGATTTCTTCGAACGGGACGCCAAGTCAACGATGCGGGAGGAAATCGAAAAGTTGCTGCAAGAACCTGTTGCCGCTTATCTTGAGGAAGGTTCAAGGATCTTGAGAGATCAATACCTGGCGGCGTTTCATACGGTAGTTGCCGAAACGAAGCAGCAACTCATCGATGAGGCGACCGAATATGCGAAAGGTTTGTTGGCCGCATTGAGTCAGAACGTGGACATGGAAGCTTTGCTGCAA